ctcacatccatgGCTGACCACTCAAACCCCACCTTAGGGGGAGGTAGCCAGTGTACACAGataaaaaagcttgctttgaTTAATTGCTTGCTTGAATTAACTTGACCATTTGggtctttctcttcccatctttgggattaagaGGTAGGGAGCATGGTATATTAGCCATACCCTGTGGTCAGTCCCAGATAGGGACTgagagatgctgggagaacctggttgCCAGGTCGACTTTGGTATGTTAAATAGATAACGTCACCTGTTTGAGACCTAACAGAAGCTTTATTGTTTGAGGGGCTGAGGCTGTAGCTGTGGCTGGATGCTTACCTAGCACATGTAACACCCTGGGTTTAGTTTTGGATTCACTGCTATAAGTGAACTtattttatgacatttatttatgcattgtgtgtgtttgagtaAGCACGTGTGTCGAGATGCTTACAATTttgggaagtcagttctctctttccaccatgtgagatCAGGGACTTGAACGCAGGTCCTCAGACccagtggcaagcacctttacctgctgaagcATCTTGTCATCCCCAAATTTAACTTATTTAGAACCAATATGCGGGGCTGGAAGTGGATCTGCTATTGCAACAATGGGGAAGTGTAGGCAGGAAatgaaaagttcaaggtcatccttggaatatgagaccctgtctcggaaatcaaaacaaaaataaaaaccaaccgtGCAGCACTGATACAAAAGTAGAGAACTTTAGACAATTCAAAAAGGTAAAAACATGCTTCATTAGTCATgtgtgaaaagaaacaaaataactttCCGGAACATTTTCCTGAGAGTCCTAGAGAGGAACTACCGAAAGAAATACACTTCCGGTAAATGTGCCACTTCCGGACGAGGCCACTCATTTGGTGGCTCCCGGGCAGACCGGAAGTCTGTCACCCCTCCGGGCCCGCCTATTTCCGGAAGTGACGTGCAGCGGGGTTGCCGGAAGAAGTGGCGAAGTTACTTTTGCTTTGCGCTCAGCCAGTGTTGTTGCTCCGAGCTCCTCCCCGGCTTCTGAAGTTACTTCCGAAGTGCCGAGGGGAGCAACTGTGGGTGCGGACACAGCGGCAGGTGCGCAGCGGGCGGCCGAGCGGGTGGGGCCGGGCCGGGTGCGCGGGCTGCCGCGGGTCCCGCTCAGCGCGCGCCTCCTTCCCTCACTCTGCCGCAGCTCCCGCCTTTCCGAGGCCGTTTCCAGGGCAACGGAGTTGGCGACCCCACGCCCCACCGCCTCAAGACCGCCAGTGCAGTCATGAGCCCCGCCTCCCCCTGGTGCTCGGAGAGGGGCGGGGTTTGGAGTGAGGTGGGCGTGGCTCCAGGGGGCGGGCATGGTGGAGGGGAAGCATCTGATTGGTGAGTGGGGCACAGATGGGGCGGGGCATGGTGTAGCTGAAGTCTGAAGGTTCTTGAGCGGTGGTCGTTACTCTGGGGTGGGGCCTGGGTCACTGCGGAGGCGGGGCTTAGGGGTGTAGCGAGGGCATGGATAGGGAAAGTACGATTGGTGAACAGGGGGCGTGGCCTGAACACGAACGGGGGCGTGGCATTGGGAAGTTGGTTGGCTATAGGAGGCAGCCCGTGCAATAGTGGAAGCCTAAGGGGAGGGCCTAGAGCTAAGTGGGTGGAGCTTGGAGGCAGGCGCGTGGAGGGCGTGACATATAAAAGCCTATGATTGGCTTCTGGGGAATGGTATGGGCGGGACCTAGACAGGAGCCGGGAaaactttgggtatatgcccaagagtggggaGGGAAGGCCGAGGGACCTGATGGGAGGGGTAAGATCTGGGGGCTGTTTGGGGGCACAACCTTGAAGAAACCTATGGTAGGAGGGTATGGGTTGTGGCCTGATGGGAGGGGCTGGTCAGAGTTAGGGTTGCTTGAAATAGCGCAGTGGGTGCGCACAGAAGAAGAACTTGAGATTGTTGGGCTCCCTTAGTGTTAAGGCAGTGGAAACTGTCATGGGAGGTCATGattcagagagaggaggagggagcagtGGGCTGGGCTAGGGCTGAAGTGGGCGGGCATTGTTGAAATCGGCCAGATGTTACAAACATCTGGGACTAGAACTGGGCGTATATGCAGAAGTAGAAACActgaggtgtggtggcacagcccTCTAAcgccagcacttggtaggctgaggcaCGAGTGCTGAGTATCCCAAGACTGTGTAGGGTAATGAGGTCCAGGatgtggcaggcagaggcaggagatgttCAAGATGTTCAGCCATGCAGTTCGGTTAGCCTGGGCTGCGTGAGATCATATCACAGAGGAGTCCTGAGTGTTGGAAGGAGAAGCACCCTTATCCCGACCTGTAATTGGCTGGGTTCCCTGTGTCCAACAGGCTGCTTCGTGACCCACCATGTCTTCCTCCACAAGTTCTCTGGATACACCGGTGCCTGGTGAGTGACCCACTTCCCCTGCAGGGCCCCTCCCACGGTGCCGGAGGAGCTCActgtccctcttccttcttctaggGGATGGTTCCCCTCGGCCCAGTACCTCCTCCGCTTCGCCCACCAtcaaggaggaggggcaggagcctGATGCCCCTCCAGGCCCCGAAGGGTCCAGCTCTGCCTACATCGTAggtgagacagggagacaggtgggcctttccttcctttccctgtgACTCCTCGGACTCCTTCTGGGGCCACCGACTGCCTGTCTTGCCCTGTCCTCACACCCTCACTTCGGGACCTTCCATGGCCTGTCCCCAGGCTGCTGTCTCTCTTTgtcactctctctctcatggCCTCTGCTCACCCCAAGTCATCTTAGAGCCAGAGGATGAGCCGGAGCGCAAGCGGAAGAAGGGTCCGGCCCCGAAGATGCTGGGCCACGAGCTGTGCCGCGTGTGTGGGGACAAGGCGTCGGGCTTCCACTACAATGTGCTCAGTTGCGAAGGCTGCAAAGGTTTCTTCAGGCGCAGCGTGGTCCACGGTGGGGCCGGGCGCTATGCCTGTCGGGGCAGTGGGACCTGCCAGATGGACGCCTTCATGCGGCGCAAGTGCCAGCTCTGTCGGCTGCGCAAATGCAAGGAGGCTGGCATGCGGGAGCAGTGTGAGtccagggaggggagaaggggtcCTCTTGGGAGGGGAGGAGTCAGTGAAGGTGGGGTTCACCACTGAGGCTGGCTGTCCTGCAGGCGTGCTTTCTGAGGAGCAGATTCGGAAGAAAAAGattcagaagcagcagcagcagcagcagcagcagcagcagcagccacccgCGACTGAGCCAGCGCCAGGTGGCACAGCGCGGCCTGTAGCCTCCCCTGGCACTTCGGAAGTGGGTGGCTCTGGGGACGGAGAAGGCGTCCAGCTGACGGCCGCACAAGAGCTGATGATCCAGCAGTTGGTCGCCGCGCAGCTGCAGTGCAACAAACGCTCCTTCTCCGACCAGCCCAAAGTCACGGTACCGCCTCGCGCAGCCCGGGGCAGAGCCCCTTGGCCGGGGAGGGTTCCGCAGGGCATGCGAGTCCCGTGTGACCCTGGTCTCCTGTCCCAGCCTTGGCCCTTGGGTGCAGACCCTCAGTCCCGGGATGCTCGTCAGCAGCGCTTTGCCCACTTCACCGAGCTGGCCATCATCTCGGTCCAGGAGATTGTGGACTTCGCCAAGCAGGTGCCAGGGTTCTTGCAGCTGGGCCGGGAGGACCAGATCGCTCTCCTGAAGGCATCCACCATTGAGGTAATGGCCAGGCTTTAGGACAGAGACCAGAGCTGGATGTAGTGCAAGTTGGTCGGTCCTAACCCTTGTGGGGTGTGGTGAGCGGGAGTGTTCCAGTCCTAACAAGAGAGCTAGAGCGGCCAGTGAGCCAGCGGGGAGAAAGGGAAACGGGCTGCGGTAGAGAATGATGAGGATGAGGTCAGATGGACTGCTAAAGAGGAAATGTTCCCCTAAGACTTCAAAGGAATGGCTGTTTGAGCCAAAGCAAGGAGAGTGAGGCAGTATTGAGTGTCGACTGTATGCAAAGCCCTAAGAGTCAAAACGCCGGCTGGGGCCTCGTAATCATGTGGGGCAAGTGTCCTTGGATGGGGCAGTGGGTGGCAGAGTTGGAGGAAGGAGAGCCAGGACTGTCTGGCCTGCCAGAGGGGTGGCAGGCAGTTGGTCTTAGCACATGTGACTTTGGGGCAGCTGAAGAGCCCTGTACCTTGTCATCTTCAGATCATGTTGCTGGAGACAGCCAGACGCTACAACCACGAGACAGAGTGCATCACGTTCCTGAAGGACTTCACCTACAGCAAGGATGACTTCCACCGCGCAGGTTTGTGGAGGGCACTGGCTCAGTCCTGGTGTTTCTGCCCCATTGGACCTCCAGGTTGGGCATTGGCAAGACCATGTTCATCAAAGCCAGATGCATGGCAGCCTTTGCTGTCAGCTGGCACTCTGGTAGGAAATTAGGAAGAAGTCCCCACTGCTAAGGCTGACTCACGGGGCTCTGTCCTGGGGAGCTCCCCTGGCTGTCTGCCTGGGAGAAAGACATTAGGGCCGAGGATGGGGCAGCGTGCCACTGCCCATTGCCACCCAGTGTGAACAGAGGCTTGCTCACTCAGCTTTGGGCTTCCCATCACTTCTCCCAGGATGACTTTCAGTATCCTTAGGCATCCACTTCCAACCCTGTCTTCCTTCTTTAGGCTCCAGCCCTTCCACTATACAAGAAAGTCCTAGGATTCTCCCGGTGTGAGCTCAGCAGGGCTCTGAGGATCCTAGGGCAAAGGCCCTGGAGCCAGGCTTGAAGTAACCATGGAGCCCCAGGCAGTCAGGCCTAGGCAGGTAGGGCTGGAAAGGACATTAGGCATCCCACCCCCAGACCTTGCACGGCTTGGCCCCAGGCTCAGCCACTCCTGCCTGGACCCTCACAAGGATTGGTGCTTCTCTGCTGCTACTCTCCCAACATGTCTGTCCTTACCGCAGTCCAGGGTGCTCCCATCAGCTCCCATACTCCCTCTGCCAGGACAGGACCTGACCTCCATCCTCCTTTGCCTTGGTCCATCCTCTCTCCCAGGCACTGGCTACCTTGCTCTGAATTTGTGCCCATCAGCACAGTCCAGCATCAGGACTTAGCGTTCAGTATCCCAGGGCAGCCTAGAATTGGTTATCCTTTACAGAGAGGGGGTGTGTTGTGTTGGGTTGTAAATCACACAGTAGGTACACTTAGTAATAGTTAGAAGTACGTCAGCATATCTGAGTCTGAGCAGTGGGAGTACCTAGGGGTTACAGTGTGGCCTAGCCTGCCTCCTTTCCCTCTGCCTCCATGAGGACAGATTCTGGGACCTGAGAGGATGTGACCCTCCAGGTCTGTGGGAGGGAAAGGCTGTGGGTGCTGTCTCGGTGGTATGGCTGCTGTGTAACAGACACTCACAGGGTCCGCACTGGGAGGGAGCAGGAGTAACTGTTCCTGTTTTTACCATCTGAGTACCCGGGACCAGGGGCAGGGTGTAAAGCTGGTTTggggtcgccgggcggtggtggcgcacgcctttaatcccagcactcgggaggcagaggaaggtggatctctgtgagttcgaggccagcctgggctacagagtgagttccaggaaaggcgcaaagctacacagagaaaccctgtctcgaaaaaacaaaaaaaaaaaaaaaaacaaaacaaaacaaaacaaaacaaaacaaaacaaaaaaaaaaaaaaaaaaaaagctggtttgGGACCGAGCGCCACTCTTGCAGGCTTGCAGGTGGAGTTCATCAACCCCATCTTCGAGTTTTCGCGGGCCATGCGCCGGCTGGGCCTGGACGATGCCGAGTATGCCCTGCTCATTGCCATCAACATCTTCTCGGCGGACCGTCCCAACGTGCAGGAGCCCAGCCGCGTGGAGGCGCTGCAGCAGCCCTACGTGGAGGCGCTCCTCTCCTATACTCGCATCAAGCGGCCGCAGGTATGGGAGCTGCCATCGCTGGCGGGCAGGCTTGGTGCTGGGGTCCGGTGGTACACGTCGGGGCGTGCCGAGCCTGGGGTCTGCCTTTCTTCTCAGAGCCTAGTCTCAGTCAGCCACATTTTGTGTTATGAGGTCAGAGATGTCCCAGCCTCTGGGTTGGGTTCGAGGTTGGTCTGACCACTCACGGTACTGGCTTTCTAGACTCAGCGGGCCTCCCCCGCAGCACCTACCTGCCTCTTTTTCCCCTGCAGGACCAGCTCCGTTTCCCACGCATGCTCATGAAGCTGGTGAGCCTGCGCACCCTGAGCTCTGTGCACTCGGAGCAGGTCTTTGCATTGCGGCTCCAGGACAAGAAGCTGCCGCCTTTGCTGTCTGAGATCTGGGACGTACATGAGTAGGGGCCGCCACGAGTGCCCCAGCTTGGTGGCATCTTCTTGCAGATGGACGCTTTGCCTTTCCTCATGGGGTGGGAGGACATGGTCACGGCCCAGCTCTGAGGGGCTCAGCCTCAAGCCCAGTGGCAGTTGGCATCAGGaggcccctccccacccaccgaGTCTTCCAGGAGGGGTGAGGGTCACAGGTCTTAGCCTCTGACCTTCCCAGCTGCCCTCCCACCCAGCTTACACCTCAGCCTACCACGCCATGCACCTTGAGTGGAGAGGTGAGGGCTGGTGTCTCCCCACAGTTGGGAGACCACAGGTCCCCTCTTCTGCcccttttatttaataaaaacaaaatcaaaaacaaggaaataaagtCTGAGTACAAGCCAGCCCTGAGCCCAGTGTGAGAAGTGGGAGGGGTGGGCCACCTCCTTGCCCAGGTGACTGCTTGCTCTTGGTCTAGGTCCAGaccacggggtgggggtgggggtggggtgcacacGAGGACAGGTGTCCTTACCCAGCACAG
The nucleotide sequence above comes from Peromyscus maniculatus bairdii isolate BWxNUB_F1_BW_parent chromosome 1, HU_Pman_BW_mat_3.1, whole genome shotgun sequence. Encoded proteins:
- the Nr1h2 gene encoding oxysterols receptor LXR-beta isoform X2, whose amino-acid sequence is MSSSTSSLDTPVPGDGSPRPSTSSASPTIKEEGQEPDAPPGPEGSSSAYIVEPEDEPERKRKKGPAPKMLGHELCRVCGDKASGFHYNVLSCEGCKGFFRRSVVHGGAGRYACRGSGTCQMDAFMRRKCQLCRLRKCKEAGMREQCVLSEEQIRKKKIQKQQQQQQQQQQQPPATEPAPGGTARPVASPGTSEVGGSGDGEGVQLTAAQELMIQQLVAAQLQCNKRSFSDQPKVTPWPLGADPQSRDARQQRFAHFTELAIISVQEIVDFAKQVPGFLQLGREDQIALLKASTIEIMLLETARRYNHETECITFLKDFTYSKDDFHRAGLQVEFINPIFEFSRAMRRLGLDDAEYALLIAINIFSADRPNVQEPSRVEALQQPYVEALLSYTRIKRPQDQLRFPRMLMKLVSLRTLSSVHSEQVFALRLQDKKLPPLLSEIWDVHE
- the Nr1h2 gene encoding oxysterols receptor LXR-beta isoform X1 yields the protein MSSSTSSLDTPVPGDGSPRPSTSSASPTIKEEGQEPDAPPGPEGSSSAYIVVILEPEDEPERKRKKGPAPKMLGHELCRVCGDKASGFHYNVLSCEGCKGFFRRSVVHGGAGRYACRGSGTCQMDAFMRRKCQLCRLRKCKEAGMREQCVLSEEQIRKKKIQKQQQQQQQQQQQPPATEPAPGGTARPVASPGTSEVGGSGDGEGVQLTAAQELMIQQLVAAQLQCNKRSFSDQPKVTPWPLGADPQSRDARQQRFAHFTELAIISVQEIVDFAKQVPGFLQLGREDQIALLKASTIEIMLLETARRYNHETECITFLKDFTYSKDDFHRAGLQVEFINPIFEFSRAMRRLGLDDAEYALLIAINIFSADRPNVQEPSRVEALQQPYVEALLSYTRIKRPQDQLRFPRMLMKLVSLRTLSSVHSEQVFALRLQDKKLPPLLSEIWDVHE